The genomic DNA gtaacttgagtgtccaccggcacacaaaatgtgaaataaacccatccagtcctttgtttgtggtctgcgtaagtgctccgtttcaaattttcacAAGTTTGTGAGTCACAAGCTAAATCGGGAAAGAATACACCCTCCCCTCCGCtatctccacccatggactccacacCCAActtgatgaaaacttttgtgAAAGTCCACCATTATTTTCCTCGCTAGTGAAGGAGTGATAATAATtcaaatcacatgatcattgtgcaaaactgctgatcaattaataaaattaaaataaatgcactCAATGCGTACAGTGGCttatctggcactgctggaggatgtGGTCCACGGGAGACTCTGGAGGGAGTGCATCTTCAGAGAACTGCAAGACCTATAGGCAGGATTCCCCATGAGGATGAAGTGCTGCGATGGGAGAGCAAACGCAGTGCTATGGGAATGCGGACGAGGCTGCGGTGGGAGGGCGGACGCGATGCTGCGGGACAAGGAGGTGTCCCCAGCCTTACTCACCCAAGCCACAGCACCACCGACCAGTAAACACCCtgggactgatgaaaaatatggttttacttgaaattaaatattgtgaattacATATAGGTGTTTTACTAcctgatcatttttattatttcaaataaggaaatacaatttaatcCCATGCTTCTGACGCATAGTGCATCCGTGTCCCCCTCAGCCTCCGTTACAACACAAAAGGGTTCCCCAATGATCCTCCAGCTTTTTGCCTGAGGCTGAGCTCCGGTGCGCCCTGTTTAACAGTAGCTCTTCTTAACTCGTTTTGGTACACCCCGCGCAAAAGAGGGGCAGGGGAGGGGGAGATCTTTGCAACTCCAGGGACACACCCCCCAAAACGGTGCGTTCTGAAAGAGCTGGTTTATACAGGGTCATAAACCTCCCCTGTTGCttgattcatgttatgtttAGACCAAACCCCAAGACAGATATTTAGATCACAGAGACATGTTTAAAAGGTGTAAAATGGGTGTAATACAGTATGTCCCCTCTACCAAAATAAGGGAAACCAGGGTCCCCACACTtttatcacaattattttatttttaagaactttttCAAAGTTTTCATGACTTACTTCTGAATCACTAAGATCTATTCAAGGCCATTAGAGAGCAAAGAGGAGCGAGACTTTCCAGTGTACCAGAAGTCTGCAAGTGTGCCACGCTtagtagcaaaaatgtggcacaggCAAGTTGCGTCCATAACTTGTCAATCATATAGCATCGTATAATAGCGCAATTGCTTTGACAATGCATATTTTCCAGGCATTTCTAAAAGTTTGATATACCCTTCCGACCACTAACGCTCCCAGGCTTGTCTCAGCAACATGCAAACTAACTTATCTGCATGAATTTGTGAGATCTCGTGATTCTGTCGGAATGAtgcactttcactttgagataacgcttaacatctttggggtttaatatattttaatcattaaaataggctatatttccatTACTTTACAAGACTGGATAATtgctttttcaaattccattgctttttcaggaatttcatgaccgtaAGGACCCTGTCAAAGAGCCACTGCAATTACTTGCTTGTATCCCTGAGCAGGACGCATTCAGCTGTGGGGCCACGCAATCGCCGTGGACTGGGCGGAGCCTGAGGTGGAGGTGGACGAGGACACTATGGCAGCGGTGAAGATCCTCTACGTGAGAAACCTGATGCTGCACACCACTGAGGAGACCATAGAGAAAGAGTTCAACATCCAACCAGGTAAGGACATGTCCAAAACAGTGACGTGACCTCCCAAGAATCAAAGAGAATAAGCTTTGCCCCCATGTTTTAGTTTAGCAGACAAACGTTTTTAAAGGCTTGTGTAAGGAAAAGCTGATGTTTGTGTTGTAGGAGCGGTGGAGCGAGTGAAGAAGATCAGGGACTACGCCTTCGTCCACTTCAGTCAGAGAGATGACGCCATAAATGCCATGAAGGCTCTGAACGGAAAGGTTGGACTCTTTTCCTCTGCATGACTCGAGAGAATCAGATTTCATCTGGCGATCTTTGAGGGCTGACGGTGTCGTCCAGTGTTCTGATTCAAACCCAACCTCTCATTGTCTTCCCTGGTCCAGATCGTGGACGGTTCCCCCATTGAAGTGACTCTGGCCAAGCCGGTGGACAAAGACAGCTATGTTCGCTACACCAGAGGAACGGGGGGTCGAGGGGGGGCCCTGCTGCAGACGGACTACACCACTTACACCCTGGGACAGGTAGGACCCCAACGTCTGTGACATCAGAGGAGATAAATGACTTCCATCACCTCCATCCTCAGGTTTACGATCCCTCTGCAGCGTATCTTGGTGCGCCGGTTTTCTATGCCCCCCAGGCATATGCCGCCTTACCGGGGCCGTTCCGTTTCCCCGCCGTCAAAGCCCCTGTGGGAGGTCGAGGTCTGATCCGGCCACCGTCAATTCGAGGTGAGGATGCTCTTTCTTCTGTAAACGTCCATCTGAGTGAAATCAGGTCACCGCAATGTTTGCTTCAGCAACAATCAAACCAATCAGAGGTCGGACAAATTCAGAAAGTCCGTCGATTCGCTAGCCAAGTGTCAATCAAACCAACTGCCTGCAACTGCTCTGTAGCTACTGATGAGAGTATACAAGACGTTGCCGTGGTTACCACTGTTCACTCTGATTGGATAATTGTGACTGATTCTGCCTCCCGCTCAGATTTCCCGTGATTTGATTGATTTCACTGCCTTTTCGGTCTCCTGTAGAAATTTACATGACTGTACCTGTAGGGGCTGCCGGGGTGCGGGGGCTGGGTGGGCGGGGCTACCTGGCCTACACTGCAGGGGTCGGGGCCGTAGGTCGAGGAGGAAGTGGCGGGAGCGCCTCCTACTGCCTCAAGACAGACAAGCAGGCAGAGGAGAAGCTGTACGACCTGCTGCCCGGGATGGAGCTGACGCCCATGAACCCGGCAGCCATGAGCCTGAAGACCGCCGCAATCAAACCCGCGCCACAGGTAACACTGCATGCCTGCGCTAACGCCGACAGCAGCTGCTCTCACGGGGTTCTAATGTTTTCTCTCATGCTGTGGTCCGCCGGGTTCAGGTCCTGGAGGAGCTGTGTCAGAAGAATAACTGGGGACAGCCCGTCTACCAGCTCCACTCGGCCATCGGTCCAGATCAGAGACAACTGTTCCTCTACAAGATCACCATCCCCGCTCTGGCAACGCAGTACCCAAATGTGTGAGTACAAGTTAACTAACCAAAACTAGTTGTCAGATGCAGACAGAGGATTTATTTGGCCAAAGGTGTTTGGGGaacagaccggtctgggattaGGAAGTAAACAAGTTTTCAGCATGTGTCAGTAagtctgctgctgttcagtgcaCTCAGGGTTATGCATGatgctgatagcggtagtcataaccagggttctcgccagcactgttgagcgtagggaGCCTCTATGCTGTGATTTATATccccttttctgtttttttctgcctttttttaatCGATACCGTCATCAAAACAGTTGCACACAAAAGGCACTTCCAAGAGTGCATGGattgttttaactctttttcaATCTGCATAACTGAGAAACTCATACATAAGCCGCACCCTCCATTTACTACGGGTGATTTGCTTGGATGCTCCTGCcttcacctgaggacccctgcagccacttagctgcccagATATTGCCTGTGTACATCTGCTTTGTAAGGGCTCATACATATTCGTGCAGATATTTAATACTCATGCACTAAGCAATcccccctacgctgtgaaaaaTACCCGGTGAGAACCTTAATAAGGCAGAAGCCTTGGTGAGTGCCATCAGTGtatgatggtatctggcctgcttagggcagtctgaccagaacctACCtggagagagttctgtaattacatgTCACTCGGCCCATTAACCCTTTGCCGTGCGATGGTCTTTCCACAGACATCCCTTCACACCAACGAAGCTCTGCACCGCCGTGGACGAGGCCAAAACTCACGCAGCCGAACACGCCCTGCAGACCCTGGGCGTGCAGACGGAGGGCGCCACAGACACCAGCTGTGCCTCCGTGACCTTCCCAGGTATGTGAAGGTCCGTACCAAAGCCCACTAACACTTCAGTCCACCTCACACTAACAAACCAGTAGGAAGCACCGCAGCACAGTTCCAAACCAGTATTACTGGTGTATAGtggttttttggagtctttggGGGTTTACAAATTGATTTCAGCTGTTTTCAAAGTGATTTTAGgtatttttatattaatttaataCGCTCAGAATGATTTTAGTCTTTTAGGCTGAAACAGTGATTTCAGGTACTTTCAGAGTGGTTTAAAGCATCTTCGGGGTGACTTAAGGCGTTCATAATCATCGAAGGCTTCTTCAGAGTGATTTATGGCACTTTTAGGGGTGATTTCAGGTGTTTTAAAAATCATCTGAGGTATGAGTGATTTAAGTCTTTCagtgtgatttaaaaataaattcattttatttaaaagtgcctttaggccactttacaataaaaacagaataataaaaacagtgcaattcATTATAAATcagaatacaaaaaagaaaaaaaacaatgagattTATGATTTATGAAATGAGATGAAACATTGAACTATAGAGAATATGCAAATAGGTAGAGATGGGTTTGTAGTTTTAAGGTGTTTTCAGAGTGATTTATCAGATTTTTAGACAGAATGATTTAAGGCTTATTCAGAGTGATTTAGGGCAATTTATGGCACTTGTAAGGGTGGTTTCAGGTgtcttaaaaatgattatagaTATTTTCAGGGTGATTTAAGGCATATTCAAGGCATCCATAGTCATCTAAGGCCTTCTCAGATTGATTTAAGGCGTTCTCAGAGTGATTTAAGGCATTTTAGAGTAATACTGGTTGAGCTGCTGCGCTGTGCTCTGCTAGTTGAACACACTTCTCAAGCCTTCGACCTCTGGGCGTCTGTGTGCAGGTTACACTCTGGCGAGCGGCGCGTCGCCGGCTTCTCAGCTGAAGCAGGCGGTCTCTCTGGGTCAGGACCTCACCGCATTCACCACCTACGAGGGGTATCCAGCCTTTGCCGTGGCAACGCGCCACGCTGACGGTTACGGCGTTTTCTAAGGATTCTTGCTGGGTTTTGTACACGTGAGCTCTGATTGGTTAATGGGGGTCACGTGGTTCAGCTTCAGTCAGTTTTTCCCTGAAAGATCCAACAAACTCCACCCACGTCTCTCTCCTTTCATCCAATCCCGTCCCTGCGTTCAGTTCAACCCACAATGGAGCAGCTGTGATTGGCTGCAGACCTAatagttgttttgtttacatCGTTTACGTCAGATTTAAAATGGCACGTGACTGCCATTTCTGAGTCTTTTGATAGAAGTTTAGAAACACTGAGATCCCATTTGTTTGCTAAGCAGAGCCAGTATTAAAGTGTGTGCTGCACTTAAGGTTATTTTTGTACAATGGCAAGTTTTAAAGTATCACTGTGACCATCAGAGTGCATTGTGGGTATTCTGTCCTGTTGTCAAGGGGAAACcgctttaaagaaaataaaaaataaatctaatttaATGGAAAATAAAGAATCCATCCTGAGACACAAAAGGTTTGTcgtttgtgtttgaaatgctgATGTTTATCAGTGAGAACAAACCGTTTCCAGgtttcacattttaatttattaaagttcactttaaaaatatatatataaaaatgacaacGTTCCTCAAGTGCAGTAATTTAGGAAGTGACATCAAAACCTGCATTgtactttcaaaataagagtttcCCTGAGGTAGCCACAGAGAGggccttttattctgaaaatcaGCTCATCTACACCTTCAATTCCTATAGTGATTGCAGGTAATTTCAGAGAGGTTAGTGACTTAAGGCATTCATAGTCATTTAAGGATTTTTCAGGATGATTTATGGCACTTTCAGAGGTGATTTCAggtgtttttaaagtgatttaaggtatcttcatatttattttacacgCTCAGAGGTTTCaccttttaatttattaaagttcacttaaaaaaaaaatacaaaaatgtacaacaatGTTCCTCACGTGCAGTACTTTGCACCATTCTATTTAGGAAGTGACATCAAAACCTGCATTGtactttcacaataagagtttCCCTAAGGTAGCCACAGAGAGggccttttattctgaaaatctGCTCATCAACGTCTTCACTTCCTGGAATTCCAGCCAATGAAAAGCTTTCAAGACCcacatttaaatgataaaatcacaaatgacacacaataaaacacacacagactgaagTTCACGTTACATGGACCAAGGGCTGCTGTGATGCATTCAGGTGCTGCTCGGCGTTCCGTGTACTCTGAAGCGATAGAGGCAGGTGTAGACTGGATGACCCCAGTTTGACAAAACCTTCAGCTCGATGATATGGAACGTTTGGTGGTTCTCCTCCTGTGGTACAGAAGAACGTGAGGGTCAAAGCTTCAGGTTGTGAGGGTCCTCTTCCTGCTGGACTCACCATAACGCTGAACGTCTGCAGAGCGTCTCCATCCTGTTCGTACGTAAACGTTCCCAGCAGCGTCCCGTCTTCCTCCGCCTCTCCATGTAGACCctgaaagaagaagaggaaatgtAACTCCGAAGGTTTTCCATGTGGCCCCACCCTCTATGGCTAAGCATTACATAGACTTCAAAGTCTCGCGGTGCGCTGAGCAGCTTTCCGTCTGCCGTCAGCGCTTTGGGAATGTGCTCCAAGCTGAAGGACAACGGAAGGATCTCCATGGAGAGCCTGATCACCAGGAATCCCGAAGAGCCTCGGAAAGGCCAGCAGTTTCCCAAATGGATATTAGGCTGGAAGAACAGCAGAAAGGAAACAGAAATACTTTCAGAATAAGACTGAATCATTTCAATTTGTACGTCACGTTAGGAGCTGGATTTACAAATACTGTGCGTATGTGTGCGTGAGACCTGGATCACGACCCGAGGACTTTGGGAAAAATACCACAGAGGAAATCCGAAAAGAGTGAGCAGAGCTGTGTTCGTCTCGTACGTCTCAGAGCAGCGAGTACTAAGAATAGTGCCCCCTGCAGGCAGACACACTGCAGCGTCAGTAAAGatgcgcacacacatacacacaaacacactttctAACCTCCAGACTCCAGAGCGTAGTCGGCCATCCCGGTTCGGTCCTCGGAAAACCTCCTGAGAGCATCAGAAACAATCAGACGGACTTCCTGGAGGAAACAGACACATCACAGATGTATAAGAATGATCTGTTCATGTCCAATAGAAGACAAACGTCTCCACATTTTGTCTGTGCAGCAATAGTTTCATattctaaaataaatgtttttgttgtgttgttgctggtttgtgtagttgtgtgtcctTTTTAAGCTGATTTTGTGTATTGATGTCGTTTGctattttaatttttggttAGGGAAGAGTCCAGTAACACTTGTTATGGTTAGCACGTAGCCTTACTGTCTGGTTAAAGGCAAAAGGGGCAAGGCTACTGAGtcaaattaataaacacataaaccagacatgggcaactggcaaaccggggccacatgtggccctcagtcaaatttttgtggcccccaaagcaaatccccaaaaattgtaattcaataaGTTTTAAGGTATATGAAGCCCcccataatacacaaaaaaattaagagAGACTAAATGacttataaaacataaaatgacaacaaagacagacacaacaactaCTTAAattaaatgactacaaaaaaaacatcaattcaacacattacagaatagctcttaagacacacaaacttaagacaaacaaaaaagaccAAACCATTTTCTCCCACTGTATTAATATTCTCTGATTTGCATTCTGTAGCTTTCATGTTTACACCGCCATGACTCCGCCCTCACCTCTGATGTCACTGCATCCGCAGCGGTCTCCTCGGAGGTCTGTACAGTGTCCCTGTGGACCCGCTCAGCACTGATACTCAGCAGGATGCTCTGCTTCATAGACAACAGCGCCTCCTGCAGGTCTGAGATGCTGACGTAGCGTTCAGAAATCCACTGCAACAGCGACTCTGGCGTTACGGCGTATCCGCTCGCTGACTGACGGCCGTACAGCAGAGTGAGGACGTGGGGGCGGAGCTGAGAGGAGAGCTGAGTGGAAACCTGCAGAGAAACAGCAGTAGACAGTTCAACACAGGGGcgtcaaagtcattttagttcaggggccaaatacggaccggTTTGAtctcctaaaaatattgtggagttgcattgaatttgtgaatttgagatgtctacaactgaattattgggtaatttacacaataatttgtgttttctctatcatttttactgtcttctTTGTAATTTGAATGGGTTTTGAGGGAAaagttatttccacaatttttaaaaaaataagactgCAGCCCCAGCAAATATTAGGTAATTTGATCAAATTTGTATATTTGGAGGGACAAAGATAGCGACAAttaatatttggtaatttatgcaatgactcgtgttgtcatttttacttgttACTGTGGGCCGCATTGAATGATCTaaagggtcggatttggcccctgggccttgaatTTGACATGTGGTTTAACACCAGCTGCTGAACAaacatcctgacccaggattcaaaataaaagcaggaatCATTcaggcttttattgtgaagcaTCAGCCACTCCTCACCATCTGCTGGATGGCGGTGAGCTGCAGACACACGTCCTCACACTTCAGACTCTTCACCTCTCGCTTCACGTCTTCCAGAGACGTTTCCAGCCGAGAAAACTCGGCCagcaaagcatgatgggaaGAACTGAGCCCGGCCGCACTGAGGAGGTCAGAGTGGGAAGAAGTGGAGATGCTGAGAGGTGGAGACTTTGACGCTGAGGGAGGATACCTGTGAGCAGTCGGGAGCGTTTGAGTGGATGCGTCACCgctctgctgcagctgctgtaggAGAAACTACATTCATGACttctacacaaacaaacagaagaaaACTACACCTTTAAAAGGTAATCTGAATCGATTTTGGGTAATGAATTTgatcaaatattgaaaatgggTTTTTCCAAAACTAAAATCGGAATTCAATCTTAAATTAAATCAGGATCAAACCCTCAGCTTGTATTGTTTAAAACTTTTTAGTAGGATTTGGATAactctacaaaaaaataaaaaaagattattctgATCCCAGCAGTGTGTTGGATTTACGGTAGATATTCAGGAACAAAAGGTGATTTAAATTGAACTCCAACTGGTCagataaattacatttatgacacagtagatacatttatttatttatactttttcaACTGATTTTCAAAGCATACAGTTGAGTTTATTGACTAGTTCATACTACAGACCAATAAGGTGGAATTAAAATAATCTTCTCAAAGACTGTTCAATTGTAGCTTTAATTAGAAagttgatgtttaaaaaaatacagacaattTTTGAACAAAGATTTTTGGATGACAAAAGCATCCCTCATTGCATGTCCGGTCACTCTCTCATTCTGAGAGAAAGTCaaaggtttatttattcattttttataaaaactgtttcAAGGTTGAAATTTTAAGGTTGAATTTGAAGCATATGGAATGCATAtttgcttttttccccctctttagATGGGGCAGATTTGGTCTggcaaatatatattattaaatgtatttctattttcttttcatttcttcaAATAATTACCATTTGAGTGACCCCATGCTGGCCATCTACAACACACTATTTTTACACACATAGTAGCCATCAGTGTGATATGCTGTTTGATTTTAGAGCGCTCGTGATCTGGATTTTACAATCTTAAAAGGTTTGGATCTGGATCAGACTGATCTAATATCCATTTTTGCTTTGAACAACTGAGATACGGATTACGTGTTCCAGGATAGTAAAAGGGGATTTAAAATCCAGATTacactttttaaacaattaGGCCTTAGTGTTATCCTTGGCTAGTATTTCTAACCATGCTGGCGTCGCTCATTGTCTCCAGCAGCAGCTCAAGTCGCTCCAATCGTTTGTCTTGAGCAAACAGCTGCTCTGTGCTCTGCTGTCGCGTCTGAAACACACAGAACACGCAGAGCGAGACAGCATCAGTCCGTACGACACCAAACAGAACGTATGCCCTGAGAACGTGTCCGTCCTCACCTCCTCCAGCAGTGTCTGAACCTCCTCCAGTCGTCGCTCCATCGTCGACTCAACAAACATGTGACGCTCCTGTTGGAGCTccatcagcagcttcctgttcCTTAGCTCCGCCCCCCGACTGCCGAGTTCCACCCGCCGCACCAGAGCATCCAGACGACGCTCCAACGCTCCGAGCCGCTCCGACTGATCCTCCGTCACCTGAGGGACAGAGATCTGAGAACGTCCCTGCTAGGGATGGGCcatatatcgtgattcaagatatatcaagttttctattttgtcgatatagaaaatgacatatGAAGAcgtatctatatattttttaacttgtttttatttgtacaaatcaTCACATCATagaagtatttaatattattcatagagtccAGTCAACAGTGTCCTTTACCATTTGTCCATATTTTAGGAGTGTTTgatttctctacttctcagaacagcaagacaagctcagttagatggattgctgagtgcgtcctaatccagaccttaccctaaacaagtcacactacagaactcacttacacgtgctgtcccttagaggaaaaaaaaccataattgtcacatattgtgcagctgtttggaAATATTGTAGCAAATTTagcccagaattgtctttctggtcagactttgagttaaaaatatcaatttaTATGGTATATCACCGTTGAGATAAAACTATtgagatataagttttggtccatatcacccagccctaactAAGGGCACTATAGTTGGGAAAATTGAACCTCATTTTACAAGATTTTgggataaacacatttacagaatAATGATGCTGACAAGTAAAAAGGCAATTATCAGAAAGTGGATGAAGGAGGAGGTACTAAAGGTTGACAACTGTATTCAAGTTATGCACAATTTATGTGATGGAAACGTAAATTACTCCATAAGGCTAGATTTGGGAATATTCGAAAACATTTgggaaaattggttaaaatattaTGGTCTTCTTACggaaaaaaacctaataaatttcaagtattaaaaaaaaaaaaaaaaaaaaaggaatagaaAAACGAACACACCGATTCCATTGCTACAGAAGTTAAtatgtactttttattttgtttttcggTTGTTattatggttttgtttttatgtttatgaaTAGGTACGttctattgtttgtttattttttgacttaGAGAAAATATGAGGAagaatgtaattttttatttcaggaTGATGTCAGTAAAAAGGACTTTAAAAAGCCATTACCTACCTGTTGTATGGAGATTGTATGCTGAGATGTTTCAATAAAAGCAGACTCTGCCGCCTTTATCTTCTCAGCTCCGCCCCCTGGTGGCCTGCTGGAAGTCTCTGGTACGTGAGCGACGGCGCTCTGTTCAGAGTTTTTCGTGGATGGGAAGACGAAGCTCAGACCGAAGCAGCAGAGCCCTGAGAGCATCGAGAGTCAGTCTGACCTCCAGCTGTGACATCACTACCATCATCGATCTGAGGCACTCAcagatcagcagcagcagcagagggatgaccagcagggggcgccacACAGCAAACCTGAAGAGTAATGAGTAAGTGACGTGATTTAATATCTTAAATATTCAACCTGTGGTTCACAGTCAAACTCACGTGTCATGGCAGTGAACGCAGAGCCGCCGAAGGTAGCCAATCAGTGTCCCACCTGCACACAGAGGGGGCGGAGTTAGTGATCAGCTGGAAAAACGAAAAGGTCGACGGAGGAAAAGCGACGAGTCGGCAGCTCTGCATGCAAGAGGAGGGGGCGGGGTCAGAAGTCAGAGAGTGCTCTGAAACACCACGCCGCGAGTATTTAAACAGTGAATCCATGcaataatattctcaaatgtcAAACTAATGTGCAGCAGAAACAGATACAGTGCTGTttgctgccccctgctggtcagATCTGGTTCTGTATTTTATGGAACTGCAGCTACTCTTactgaataattaataattacattatttatttttgaagcaCTGTGCTGGTTTAATGTGTGCAAGAATGAATGTATGTTTGAGATGTTGGGATCAGGATTGAACCAGGAGAAGAAAAACTGGTTTCTGTGGGTGTTTCACTGTGTATTGAAGATTACGTgagtttcatggatcaaatgagcaaaTGTTGATTTTCTACTTGGTCAGTTTCTCACTTAAAactcagaactttcaaaggtgaagaatcaacagagatatttagccttagtgtgcttcaggtttttgtccttgtaggttGCAAATGCATATTTGGAAACTTGAAAGtttcatcatcctaatcatacttatagtatatagtagagagtatatactcattgtgtgtagtgtatagtaagTTAGTATGCTATTTTGAACAAAGCCATTTTCTCTGTAATAACAATTAACCTTTATGTTCAATAACTAATAAAATGATGTCAAAgcagtaattttttttggtcCTTGTAAGGTGTGTCCAGAAGATCAACCAAACTGGTTCTCACTAACTGGAACCAGTTCTACATCTAGTAGCAGCAGCCCAGAAGCAGCAAAGTGTTCTCTTAAAGAGGAGAAAATtcggggtcaaaggtcagaagCAGGAGAGCAGAGTCGGATCGGCTCAGGGCGGAGCTTAACCTGCAGCACATCCAACGCTCCACACGTAgcatgagaacctgcaaaccacAGGCCACAGCCAGGACAACAGTGTCCCAGTCCCAGAGAGTACCTGGCCTGGAGGGAGGACAGACAGCAAAGAGGACTACTGACCTACTGACCACAGGGTGTGTGTTAATGATTTATAGATGTCTGACAAAGATTTACATTAAGCTATATATGTTAATGTGAGTTAAtgggatccttcactgtttttacaaatttggcctaaaatcttctaaatgtccttattagtagatttatgtgtaacaaaacacattattatgatctaaaaagcaggctgaatgcttcactccaatagaaaacaatgcaatatttacaggaaaatggggccatgtgacatcaatcacatgatttcaagttGGAGGaaaaggctctaaaactgtgagatcccattttaaaagttaattaaaagaatatgatgcaaaattatgtatttttgttaggcatagatctacttgtttttaggccacatttgtataaacagtggaggatccctttagtGAAGTGTGGTAAAATAAAATCATCTGAGCCACTAGAGGGCACTAGTATTGGGGATTTAACCTGTGAGCAAGGCAGCGCTGCACGTCAGCTCCAACAGTCTGGAAACCACAGAAGAGCCCACAACCTCCAGGCGCTGCTTCTC from Gouania willdenowi chromosome 19, fGouWil2.1, whole genome shotgun sequence includes the following:
- the a1cf gene encoding APOBEC1 complementation factor isoform X6 produces the protein METNQKAAKDGLAGTQKEASLRALMQRTGYQLRQENGQRRFGGPPPGWDGPPPERGSEIFVGKLPRDLFEDELVPLCEKFGNIYEVRMMMDFNGNNRGYAFVTFSTKQEAKTAMKQLNNYEIRNGRLLGVCASVDNCRLFVGGIPKTKKREEILTEMRKVTEGVVDVIVYPSAADKTKNRGFAFVEYESHRAAAMARRKLLPGRIQLWGHAIAVDWAEPEVEVDEDTMAAVKILYVRNLMLHTTEETIEKEFNIQPGAVERVKKIRDYAFVHFSQRDDAINAMKALNGKIVDGSPIEVTLAKPVDKDSYVRYTRGTGGRGGALLQTDYTTYTLGQVYDPSAAYLGAPVFYAPQAYAALPGPFRFPAVKAPVGGRGLIRPPSIREIYMTVPVGAAGVRGLGGRGYLAYTAGVGAVGRGGSGGSASYCLKTDKQAEEKLYDLLPGMELTPMNPAAMSLKTAAIKPAPQVLEELCQKNNWGQPVYQLHSAIGPDQRQLFLYKITIPALATQYPNVHPFTPTKLCTAVDEAKTHAAEHALQTLGVQTEGATDTSCASVTFPGM
- the a1cf gene encoding APOBEC1 complementation factor isoform X1; its protein translation is METNQKAAKDGLAGTQKEASLRALMQRTGYQLRQENGQRRFGGPPPGWDGPPPERGSEIFVGKLPRDLFEDELVPLCEKFGNIYEVRMMMDFNGNNRGYAFVTFSTKQEAKTAMKQLNNYEIRSACGNGRLLGVCASVDNCRLFVGGIPKTKKREEILTEMRKVTEGVVDVIVYPSAADKTKNRGFAFVEYESHRAAAMARRKLLPGRIQLWGHAIAVDWAEPEVEVDEDTMAAVKILYVRNLMLHTTEETIEKEFNIQPGAVERVKKIRDYAFVHFSQRDDAINAMKALNGKIVDGSPIEVTLAKPVDKDSYVRYTRGTGGRGGALLQTDYTTYTLGQVYDPSAAYLGAPVFYAPQAYAALPGPFRFPAVKAPVGGRGLIRPPSIREIYMTVPVGAAGVRGLGGRGYLAYTAGVGAVGRGGSGGSASYCLKTDKQAEEKLYDLLPGMELTPMNPAAMSLKTAAIKPAPQVLEELCQKNNWGQPVYQLHSAIGPDQRQLFLYKITIPALATQYPNVHPFTPTKLCTAVDEAKTHAAEHALQTLGVQTEGATDTSCASVTFPGYTLASGASPASQLKQAVSLGQDLTAFTTYEGYPAFAVATRHADGYGVF
- the a1cf gene encoding APOBEC1 complementation factor isoform X2 — encoded protein: METNQKAAKDGLAGTQKEASLRALMQRTGYQLRQENGQRRFGGPPPGWDGPPPERGSEIFVGKLPRDLFEDELVPLCEKFGNIYEVRMMMDFNGNNRGYAFVTFSTKQEAKTAMKQLNNYEIRNGRLLGVCASVDNCRLFVGGIPKTKKREEILTEMRKVTEGVVDVIVYPSAADKTKNRGFAFVEYESHRAAAMARRKLLPGRIQLWGHAIAVDWAEPEVEVDEDTMAAVKILYVRNLMLHTTEETIEKEFNIQPGAVERVKKIRDYAFVHFSQRDDAINAMKALNGKIVDGSPIEVTLAKPVDKDSYVRYTRGTGGRGGALLQTDYTTYTLGQVYDPSAAYLGAPVFYAPQAYAALPGPFRFPAVKAPVGGRGLIRPPSIREIYMTVPVGAAGVRGLGGRGYLAYTAGVGAVGRGGSGGSASYCLKTDKQAEEKLYDLLPGMELTPMNPAAMSLKTAAIKPAPQVLEELCQKNNWGQPVYQLHSAIGPDQRQLFLYKITIPALATQYPNVHPFTPTKLCTAVDEAKTHAAEHALQTLGVQTEGATDTSCASVTFPGYTLASGASPASQLKQAVSLGQDLTAFTTYEGYPAFAVATRHADGYGVF